From the genome of Kryptolebias marmoratus isolate JLee-2015 linkage group LG19, ASM164957v2, whole genome shotgun sequence, one region includes:
- the LOC108231770 gene encoding thyroxine 5-deiodinase-like: MMDDSGGVQVARALKHAALCLMLLPRFLLTAVMLWLLDFLCIRRKLLLIMGKKQDGPDDPPLCVSDSNRMFTWESLRAVWHGQKLDFLKSAHLGQAAPNTEVVLVQERRPVRLLDCTNGKRPLILNFGSCSUPPFMTRLAAFQRVMGLYADVADFLVVYIEEAHPSDGWVSSDAPYQIPKHRCLEDRLRAAQLMLSEVPGSNVVVDNMDNASNAAYGAYFERLYIVMDEKVVYQGGRGPEGYRISELKNWLEEYRKQLAAPQTAVMCV; the protein is encoded by the coding sequence ATGATGGACGACTCCGGAGGTGTCCAAGTGGCTCGTGCGCTGAAGCACGCCGCGCTGTgcctgatgctgctgccccgGTTCCTGCTGACCGCCGTCATGCTGTGGCTCCTGGACTTTCTGTGCATCCGGAGGAAATTGCTGCTGATAATGGGCAAGAAGCAGGACGGCCCGGACGACCCGCCGCTGTGCGTCTCCGACTCCAACAGGATGTTCACCTGGGAGTCCCTGCGGGCCGTGTGGCACGGCCAGAAACTGGACTTTCTCAAATCCGCGCACCTGGGCCAGGCTGCGCCCAACACCGAGGTGGTGCTGGTGCAGGAGCGGCGGCCGGTGCGCCTCCTGGACTGCACGAACGGCAAGAGACCGCTCATCCTCAACTTCGGCAGCTGCTCCTGACCGCCGTTCATGACGCGCCTGGCGGCGTTCCAGCGCGTCATGGGCCTGTACGCGGACGTCGCGGACTTCTTGGTGGTGTACATCGAGGAGGCGCACCCGTCGGACGGCTGGGTGAGCTCCGACGCGCCGTACCAGATCCCCAAGCACCGCTGCTtggaggacagactgagagCCGCCCAGCTGATGCTCTCCGAGGTGCCCGGGAGCAACGTGGTAGTGGACAACATGGACAACGCGTCCAACGCGGCGTACGGAGCCTACTTTGAGAGACTCTACATCGTGATGGACGAGAAGGTGGTGTACCAGGGGGGCAGGGGCCCGGAGGGCTACCGGATCTCCGAGCTGAAGAATTGGCTGGAGGAGTACAGGAAGCAGCTGGCGGCTCCTCAGACGGCAGTCATGTGTGTGTAG